The genomic stretch TCAGTCATTTATTTTTTCAATTGCTGACACTAATCATCCAATCTCGAAAGCATAGTCATTTGCAACATCTTGGGTGCGAATTAATTTTGTTTTATCTTTAAAGTACGAAACCACCAAAACGCTTTCCGCATGCTTTAAAAAGATTCATTGTATATCAAAATACAGTTCATGGACAAAAATGATATAAACAATATTATAAATGCACAAAACTCAAACCTTTCCACAGGATTGAGTTCGGCGGAAGCCGCGGCACGACTGCAAAAATCAGGCTTCAACGAAATTCCCGAAAACGAAGAAAGCACGGCAAAAAGAATTTTCAAAAGGTTTTGGTCGCCCATTCCCTGGATGATAGAAGCTGCAGCGTTACTTTCCGCCATCGCCGGCAAGTGGGACGATTTTATTATCATTTTAATTTTATTATTGGTCAATGTCGCAGTCGATTTTTTTCAGGAAGCCAAAGCGCTCAATGCTTTAAAAGCCCTGAAGGGAAGGCTTGCGAAAAAGGCTTTGGTTAAAAGAGACGGCGCATACAGCGAAATAGAATCGCGCCTCGTAGTGCCGGGCGATATTATCAAAATAAAAATCGGCGATATTGTACCCGCCGATTGCGTTGCTGTAAACGGAAGTTATTTGCAGGTGGATCAAGCCGCGCTTACGGGCGAATCGTTGCCCGCTAATAAAAAAACAGGCGACGAAATTTACGGCAACTCCATCGCGAAAATGGGCGAAATGGAAGCCGTGATTACGGCAACGGCGATGAATACTTTTTTCGGGAAAAGTGCGGCATTGGTTATTAAAGCAACTAAAGTCCAGAAGAGCCATTTCCAAAAAGCGGTTTTAAAAATCGGTAACGGATTGATTGTATTAACGATTTTTCTCGCGGTTATTTTAATTATCGTTTCCCTGTTTCGCCACGACCCAACGCTCGAAGTGTTGCGATTTATTTTGGTGTTGGTAGTGGCATCCATTCCGGTGGCGTTGCCGGCGGTTTTATCTGTAACCATGGCGGTGGGCGCAATGAACCTGGCGAAGAAGCAAGCCATCGTGAGCCGGCTCGCATCTATCGAAGAACTTGCCGGTGTGGACGTGCTTTGCAGCGATAAAACCGGCACGCTTACGCAAAATAAAATGAGTGTAACTACGCCATTGTTGTACAATCAATTCAGCGAAGAATTATTGTTTTTATACGCCGCGCTTGCCAGCCGAAAAGAAAACAACGACCCGATTGAAACGCCTTTGTTTGAAGAAATCAAACAAAAAAATCTGGAAGAAAAATTAGCTGCTTACCAAACGGAAAATTTTATTCCTTTCGACCCGGTCAGTAAAAAAACGAAAGTTACAGTAAAGCAAAACGATGAAGAATTGTGCGTCATCAAAGGCGCGCCGCAAGTGATTATTCAATTGAGTAATAATCAAACGCCCAAAAATAAAATCACGGAAGCCGTGCAGTCTTTTGCCGAAAGAGGTTTTCGCACGCTCGCCGTTGCCGTGAAGAAAAAGGATGAACAGGATTTTTCTTTCGTAGGACTAATTCCTTTGCAGGACCCGCCGCGCGAAGATTCCAAAGCCACCATTGCCGAAGCCAAAAAACTCGGCATTCATGTGAAAATGATTACCGGCGACAACGAAGCAATTGCACGCGAAATCGCGGGCGTACTGGACATTGGTACCAACATTATGGATACTGCCGAAATGCGCAGCGACGGAACGGTAAAAGAATTTTCCATGCTTGCGGAAATCATCGGCGAAGCGTTGATGAAAAAACTTTCGCCTTCGGCAGATGCAACGGAAATCCATGCTTTGAAAGAAGATTTGACGGCGCAGGTAAAAAAGCAATTCAGCGATGCCAATTTACCTTACGGTCATGTGCGCAAATACGAATCGGAAATCATTGAAGTGATTGAGCAGGCGGACGGTTTTTCACAAGTATTGCCGGAAGATAAATATTTCATCATCGACAGTTTGCAAAAAGCCGGACACATTGTTGGTATGACCGGCGACGGCGTGAACGATGCGCCTGCATTAAAAAAAGCCGATGCGGGCATTGCCGTGCAGGGCGCAACAGATGCCGCGCGTGCCGCTGCCGACGTAGTGTTGGTTTCGCCCGGACTGTCCGTTATTATTAATGCCATTCACGAAGCAAGGCTGGTGTTTGAACGGATGAAAAGCTACGCCACTTTTCGCATCGCGGAAACCATCCGCGTGATTTTGTTTATGACCATTTCTATCTTGGTTTTCAATTTTTATCCTGTTACGGCAGTAATGATTATTTTACTCGCTTTGTTGAACGACATTCCCATTATGATGATTGCTTACGACAATGCAAAAATCAGTAATGTGCCCGTGCGTTGGGATATGCGCGAGGTAACAATTGTGTCGTCCGTGCTGGGTTTTGCCGGCGTGATTGCTTCTTTTTTATTATTTTATTTATTGGAAAAAAATCACTTTTCGGAAGCCGTTATTCAGTCGATGATTTTCCTGAAACTTAGTGTAGCCGGGCATTCCACATTATATGTTACAAGAACCGGAGAAAAACATTTTTGGCAAAAACCATATCCTTCGCCCAAATTATTCATACCAACTTTTTCCACGCAAATCATCGCCACTATTGTAGCTGCGTGCGGCTTGTTTATGACAGGCATCGGCTGGAAATATGCGGGTTTGATTTGGGTGTATGCTTTGTTGTGGTTTGTGGTAAATGATTATCTCAAAGTTTGGACATTTAAGTGGTTAAGGAGTAATAAGGTTAAAGAGGAATCGTAAATAACATGCATTTGATGAAGTTGATAATACGGCTGCCTTTTGTTTTTTTTAAGTTGATGCTGTTGAAATAAATAAGAACACGCCTGAACGTCATTCCTGCGAAAGCAGGAATCTCTCTTCAGTTTTATCTTAGAAAAATGATGCAATACGGAGGAACTGTTTACATAATGACCAATGCGATACACACTGTTTTATACATTGGTGTTACCTCAGATTTGTATGCAAGAGTGAGCGAACATAAGGAGAAGAAATATCCAACCTCTTTTACCGCGAGATACAATTGCAGTAAGTTGGTTTATTATGAAACATTCAGCAGAATTGAGGAAGCAATTATCAGAGAAAAGCAAATGAAGAAATGGAAGAGGACATGGAAGTTGGAAGCAATCAATAAAATGAATCCGCAATGGAAAGATTTGTTTAAAACATTATAATGAGATTCCTGCTTTCGCAGGAAGGACGTGCGGTCGTTTTCATTTTCATTTTAAAATTAATACAACAGAAAGCTTTTGAACTTTACTGATTTCGTCGAAGTTGCGTTTATAAATTTTTAAAACAATTAAAAACAAAAAATTATGCCTGCAAAAAAATATATCTCTAACCTGCCTTATGCCTTGCCCGAAATCGAAGGCATGGAAGCGTTGGTGGAACTGGCGCTCGATATTCGCTGGTCGTGGAACCACGCGGCGGATAAAATATGGCAAGCCATTGCTCCCAAACTTTGGGCGCAAACGCACAATCCGCGCGTGGTGTTGCAATCCGCTTCGCGCAAAAAAATGGAAGAAGTTTTGGCAGATGAATCATTTAAAAATTTGTTGAATGAAGTAGTTTGCGCAAGAAAAGAAGATGCGGCAAACGATACATGGTTTTCCAAAAATTATTCGAGCAGCGTATTAAGCTGCATTGCTTATTTCAGCATGGAATATATGCTGAGCGAAGCTCTGCCGATTTATGTCGGCGGCTTGGGCAATGTGGCGGGCGACCAGTTAAAATCTGCGAGCGATTTGGGTGTGCCGGTGGTTGCTGTCGGGTTGCTTTACCAGCAGGGATATTTTCGCCAGGAGATTGATAAATACGGCAATCAGCAAGCAATCTTTCCATTCAACGACCCGGGACAATTGCCTGTTATGCCGGTGCGTCTGCCCGATGGTCAGTGGCTCAATATCGAAATCAATATGTCGGGTTTTCAACTGTTGTTGCGCGCGTGGCAAGTGCAGGCGGGGCGCGTAAAATTGTATTTGCTGGATAGCAATCATCCGGCGAATTTGCCC from Arachidicoccus sp. BS20 encodes the following:
- a CDS encoding plasma-membrane proton-efflux P-type ATPase; translated protein: MDKNDINNIINAQNSNLSTGLSSAEAAARLQKSGFNEIPENEESTAKRIFKRFWSPIPWMIEAAALLSAIAGKWDDFIIILILLLVNVAVDFFQEAKALNALKALKGRLAKKALVKRDGAYSEIESRLVVPGDIIKIKIGDIVPADCVAVNGSYLQVDQAALTGESLPANKKTGDEIYGNSIAKMGEMEAVITATAMNTFFGKSAALVIKATKVQKSHFQKAVLKIGNGLIVLTIFLAVILIIVSLFRHDPTLEVLRFILVLVVASIPVALPAVLSVTMAVGAMNLAKKQAIVSRLASIEELAGVDVLCSDKTGTLTQNKMSVTTPLLYNQFSEELLFLYAALASRKENNDPIETPLFEEIKQKNLEEKLAAYQTENFIPFDPVSKKTKVTVKQNDEELCVIKGAPQVIIQLSNNQTPKNKITEAVQSFAERGFRTLAVAVKKKDEQDFSFVGLIPLQDPPREDSKATIAEAKKLGIHVKMITGDNEAIAREIAGVLDIGTNIMDTAEMRSDGTVKEFSMLAEIIGEALMKKLSPSADATEIHALKEDLTAQVKKQFSDANLPYGHVRKYESEIIEVIEQADGFSQVLPEDKYFIIDSLQKAGHIVGMTGDGVNDAPALKKADAGIAVQGATDAARAAADVVLVSPGLSVIINAIHEARLVFERMKSYATFRIAETIRVILFMTISILVFNFYPVTAVMIILLALLNDIPIMMIAYDNAKISNVPVRWDMREVTIVSSVLGFAGVIASFLLFYLLEKNHFSEAVIQSMIFLKLSVAGHSTLYVTRTGEKHFWQKPYPSPKLFIPTFSTQIIATIVAACGLFMTGIGWKYAGLIWVYALLWFVVNDYLKVWTFKWLRSNKVKEES
- a CDS encoding GIY-YIG nuclease family protein, which codes for MMQYGGTVYIMTNAIHTVLYIGVTSDLYARVSEHKEKKYPTSFTARYNCSKLVYYETFSRIEEAIIREKQMKKWKRTWKLEAINKMNPQWKDLFKTL